From Oscillospiraceae bacterium CM, a single genomic window includes:
- a CDS encoding S8 family serine peptidase codes for MNAMKSAGIDGNIAYVQPDYAMTTSATSSDPLFSEQWGLNAVDTNSDHVTVGAGVTDAWSNSLGDGVLVAVIDSGIDLSHTDLAGSMYINNYEIANNGIDDDENGYVDDYCGWDFFNDDSNVNDQSTYYDEWHGTHIAGIIAAQKDNSVGVAGVAPNAKIMPIKVFQDGVAYTSDIINAIAYADKMGAKIINCSWGSRFNNPALEEAIASSSALFVCATGNNLYNTDNYPVYPAAYSSAHENVISVAAIDQSGKLCRFSNYGSTTVNIAAPGQNILSTWIKGQYQSLDGTSMSAAFVSGAAALIFSKGTFNTAAAVKERIISSADSVTGLQDKIAGGKILNCSYATGNISAANTALINVPDTETLPAIVPNTEPSQDDYQQSNAENYVVTKASMNTARQGLQVVTLNDTIYAIGGQTTTTGGYTNSVELYNPSNNTWMTVASMNTARSYFGAVVYNGKIYVMGGINATGYLNSMEYYDPATDVWTTMSMTLPVAMSSFSATLITGTSTVYVVGGYTGSYRSSIYEINLSTGTKTTKTSLSVPISNHVAFYYNGIIYVEGGLTTGGAYTYNEYKYTISNGTTSSAVWARSSLSNATGIMTNDRFIAIGGKNSTSNYSTDITQSSLLTNNSTTRGYYISATHLLTARSGLGSAIVNGKVYIVGGLNSTGVLNSVEMLDMGWQQKASLPAPLSNYKSVQLDGKLYVMGGSANIGGSNQNSNAMYMYDPTSDSWTTLSCTMPVYAKDFSLTAGFSKIYMFGGLTSSTQNGTFTTSNQIYEFNPATCTWSAKNTLSVARSNLSSVLLNGLIYITGGLNSGGSATNTVEAYNPATNSIVTKGNLPSTFSNHFTTVLAGTIYLFTPTTSNTLKYNASSDSWSSVNPGSSYTGNLFVTLNNYLYILGTANDTSICPTFYKYLPVDNTCTSLSTFNYYSNLQQSIELNNKAYIFTGTDSTYSTGLVEYIPPATAWTAKTALNTPRYNFGAAVLDGSIYAAGGYNNASALNTLEQYNETTNTWTAKAGMTYPRYGVGVVAANSKIYAIGGTSSGTVRSYVEAYTPSSNTWATKTAIPAATTDMAIATYNNIIYIIGGKNSSGTVLNTVRAYDTNTNAWSTKANIPTATFGSGAAVIGGKIYVVGGFTNSTTATSVLQVYDITTNTWDTTKASLPVAAGYAGVVASSDTLYAIGGTNGISDINYAFQFNPTSNAWLTWEGPNKVRNTFGAAMTSLGIYVIGGKNNSGYFPDVEFATVRSLSIDYLLHLGDDTVNMTGNYARTYTDLSYTAPGFNVEFSRTYNSQDSRTNNIISTGWTFGFQGNIDIVGTNAIVRLPKGSGNTFQINGDGTYTAMDSRSTLVKNADNTYTLTTKDQYTYGFNSSGYLTSMKDRNGNIITITLNASNKPTQITDQVGRVTTISYTNNRISSITDPAGRIVTYNYDANNRLYQVIDPNGSSTYYYYGSNGFISTVKDNTNSTVLESVTYLAAQGSKPARVSAVTDKYGNTTSYSYIESDGLITTTDSNGRTTSTWYDSSNYPICTKDAEGKESRTEYNLVDGFNKYGEAYKTIDRNGNATYYLRDSNGNVTKQINPDSSTKEYTYDNKNNVLSVKDEVGNYTFYVYDANGVNLIKTAQPLNGTDVFGVAPDANFAISVNTYYTGAEALSLFGKTIYGLLKTKADPEGGVTTYTYDTYGNIATIQNPTSKTTTYAYNKLGWLKSVTTPKGYLTSYYYDKNGNLLKQVNPDSGVIRSVYDFRNNLTQKIMPTQYSASADTAVTFSGENIQNSASNAYTQTAHGYRNVYLSNGLLSTATDPCNNQTSYTYDQYGNKLTETKPNGAIYGYSYTVMNLTDTVTFKESAQSSAVTLQHYDYAILTNGSTTMTVTQYFSDTSTAVTKTTYDYAGRQIRLDQADNTHKTNSYNANGSLASTTDARGNTTYFAYDGLNRLIYQWSPVGSNTYAFTSTTYDKAGRVIMTAAAKELVPNGTVPTSNLMTDSFTYFADGKLQQQLKSSGAKTTYTYDNDGNTFTKNVYYDATNYSQESYTFNNIEKLASKTVTVQNRDMTGYDSSTNNLSLTSSYTYDKDGNILTSTDENGVVTTNTYDLMDSLLTTSQPGVDENNAAVTITSSRTYDWAGKVLTATDPNNNTTTYTYDKQENVSKITNASNGVQYFVYDRAGHKLAEVSPKNYSSGAELTDMSRTEYAYDDMGRVLLVTQIYYDDETSSWKQFVSKAYTYDENGNVTYSQDALGYANGYGTTTEYDAANKVIKTTDPACQAANIDHTALYSYDALGRVLSKTDANNHVTSYTYNDDGKVLTSSLNGALTQTNTYDLQGNILTSTDGNGNVTTYVYNNLNQIRSMTLPGDGTIASLTTTYKYTKTGKPAEQLTSLGKQQVVTYDNQGHVLTTTEKKSDGTQIITTSNRYDKSGNLRYKVDPRGNTTQYTYDALGRNLTQAVTVTDVNNNTTTQTTTFTYDANGNKLTEQNWRGNTVTYMYDPLNRVTLKTDPYGKTIEKLTYNNNGSQISSTDALNHTTQYVYDRDNRLIQTIDPMNHSTTLAYDGAGNVVQTLDGNNKSTYYTYNGFNRLIQVKDALNQITSYTYDANGNMLTQTDASGNVTTMTYNCRNLPVQRIDAGGIGEGGTVDATKADTTAYNADGTVSSVTDKNGVTTTIEYDIHGRTLSTATDGVTISYTYDNNGNTLTMTDATGTTTRVYDQLGRTISKTVPEAGTSTYLYDVTSSIPTGCIGEVTTDGKGNVNTKIFDKAGRLSQIKVGSATTTYAYFDNGNRQSLTYPNGLTAEYTYYADNRLHTLANKNSGGAIINAYNYAYDGNGNLVTKLDNSGTTAYVYDALNRLQSVTVPGGKVTTYTFDAAGNRAAQQVTDNGSVTNTTYTYNAQNQLLSAADIINGKTTTTSYCYDHNGNTVSSREETTDVTSGEGSVGLTVTGSETSKYTLNTYDVFNQLVTTKDQDSTSTFTYNGDGLRVGKTVTKDNTTTTTKFVYEYDKVVLELDGSGNQTAYNVYGGDMLISRTAGTTTLYYLYNGHGDVVNIADSTGSIVMTYDYDPFGVVTTATGNIANSYLYAGYQFDDETGLYYLNARYYDPVTARFISADTYTGQASDPLSLNLYTYCSNEPMMYSDPTGHTQAGDENLSAAQQQIISAATEDWITANSYYQTAVASGNTSAAQYWQTQMNTAHNTADAARSGANASVADLTAASGGSTSYDAQTNTATVKVNGVTQTFQIKTDSTGSYAVCNGQRYAILDNHIVINNNMYDILFTQTNQGIFTTTSQSVNTNVTAATVSATVTTTNIQYWGLGVKTTVSTSGTTVANSFYKSTNDVNGDTTGGTKPDVSSYVSPLSGTVPKNEASVYEHGGLDIHAPIGTPIYAFADGTIDYSEPGHTTCTPDRGGEYKNDTPNSFTMILDTPITIDGVEYTTVYFTHMSGLAQIVPDKHDGVIKIKKGDLIGYVGLGRGVAHLHISFYTVRNGSKMTTYNTMLVFGLQPENVSGSYTLEALK; via the coding sequence ATGAATGCCATGAAATCAGCTGGCATAGATGGAAATATTGCTTATGTCCAGCCAGACTATGCAATGACAACATCGGCAACATCATCTGACCCGCTTTTTTCGGAACAGTGGGGGCTCAATGCAGTAGACACAAATTCGGATCATGTTACAGTTGGTGCCGGCGTTACCGATGCATGGTCAAATAGTCTAGGTGATGGTGTTTTAGTTGCGGTTATCGATTCGGGAATCGATTTGTCGCATACTGACTTAGCTGGTAGTATGTATATAAACAATTATGAAATAGCAAATAATGGAATTGATGACGATGAGAATGGTTATGTTGATGATTACTGCGGCTGGGATTTTTTCAATGATGATAGTAACGTCAATGACCAATCGACCTATTATGACGAATGGCATGGAACGCATATCGCAGGGATAATTGCAGCGCAGAAAGATAATAGTGTTGGCGTTGCCGGTGTTGCACCGAACGCAAAAATCATGCCAATTAAGGTGTTTCAGGATGGTGTCGCCTATACAAGTGATATTATTAACGCCATAGCATATGCGGACAAAATGGGCGCTAAAATCATTAACTGTAGCTGGGGCAGCCGGTTTAACAATCCGGCTTTGGAGGAAGCGATCGCAAGCAGCAGTGCACTCTTTGTCTGTGCGACAGGAAATAACCTTTACAATACAGATAACTATCCGGTATATCCCGCTGCATATTCATCGGCACATGAAAACGTCATTTCTGTTGCTGCAATTGATCAGTCCGGTAAGTTATGCAGATTTTCAAATTATGGCTCAACCACAGTCAATATTGCTGCGCCCGGTCAGAATATCTTGAGTACATGGATTAAAGGTCAATATCAGAGCCTGGATGGTACATCAATGTCTGCGGCTTTTGTAAGCGGAGCGGCTGCGTTGATCTTTTCAAAGGGCACTTTCAACACAGCTGCGGCTGTAAAAGAAAGAATAATATCTTCAGCAGATTCCGTTACGGGCTTGCAAGACAAGATAGCTGGTGGGAAAATTCTGAACTGTTCGTATGCTACCGGAAATATTTCTGCTGCAAATACAGCGCTGATCAATGTCCCAGATACGGAAACACTTCCGGCTATTGTCCCAAATACGGAGCCGTCTCAGGATGATTATCAGCAGTCAAATGCCGAAAACTATGTGGTTACAAAAGCTTCAATGAATACGGCGCGTCAAGGGCTTCAGGTCGTGACGCTCAACGATACGATTTACGCGATCGGTGGGCAAACGACGACGACTGGTGGATATACAAATAGTGTTGAATTGTATAATCCGAGTAACAATACTTGGATGACAGTGGCCAGTATGAACACTGCCCGCAGTTATTTTGGCGCCGTTGTGTATAATGGAAAAATTTATGTTATGGGCGGCATTAACGCAACCGGTTATCTGAACAGCATGGAGTATTACGACCCGGCAACTGATGTTTGGACGACAATGTCAATGACTTTGCCGGTTGCCATGTCATCATTTTCTGCAACACTTATAACTGGAACGAGTACTGTTTATGTAGTTGGCGGATATACTGGCTCGTATCGTTCATCAATTTATGAGATAAACCTTAGTACAGGCACGAAGACAACAAAAACGAGCCTGTCCGTGCCAATTTCCAATCATGTTGCCTTCTATTATAACGGTATTATATATGTTGAGGGCGGATTGACAACTGGTGGCGCATACACATATAACGAGTATAAATATACGATTTCAAACGGGACAACTTCCAGCGCGGTTTGGGCGCGCTCATCCCTTTCGAACGCCACCGGTATCATGACAAATGACCGATTCATTGCGATTGGAGGTAAAAACAGTACATCCAATTATTCGACAGATATTACACAGTCATCTTTACTTACAAATAACTCAACAACAAGGGGATATTACATCTCGGCTACACATCTACTGACTGCCCGAAGTGGTTTGGGGTCTGCAATTGTCAACGGTAAAGTGTATATTGTTGGCGGCTTGAATTCGACGGGAGTTCTCAATAGCGTTGAAATGTTGGATATGGGGTGGCAGCAGAAGGCGTCTTTACCGGCACCGTTATCAAACTATAAATCCGTTCAGCTTGATGGGAAATTGTATGTAATGGGCGGGTCAGCAAATATTGGAGGCTCAAATCAGAATTCCAACGCGATGTATATGTACGACCCGACGTCCGACAGTTGGACGACACTGAGCTGCACGATGCCGGTTTATGCGAAAGATTTTTCACTTACTGCCGGGTTCAGCAAAATTTATATGTTTGGCGGATTAACATCGTCAACTCAAAATGGAACGTTTACAACAAGCAATCAGATCTATGAATTTAACCCTGCAACTTGTACATGGTCTGCAAAAAATACGTTAAGCGTTGCGAGATCAAATCTCTCGTCAGTATTGCTTAATGGTCTTATCTATATTACAGGCGGATTAAACAGTGGTGGTAGCGCAACAAACACTGTTGAAGCATACAATCCGGCAACAAATAGTATTGTGACAAAAGGCAATCTGCCAAGTACATTTTCTAATCACTTCACGACTGTATTAGCTGGAACAATATATCTCTTCACGCCGACAACTTCAAATACTCTAAAGTATAACGCATCATCCGATTCTTGGTCGAGCGTTAACCCCGGCAGCAGCTATACCGGAAATTTGTTCGTGACGCTAAACAATTATCTGTATATTCTCGGAACGGCTAACGATACATCGATTTGCCCAACCTTCTATAAGTATCTCCCTGTAGATAACACGTGTACGTCACTTTCTACGTTTAATTATTATAGTAACCTACAGCAGTCTATTGAGCTGAATAACAAAGCGTATATTTTTACAGGAACTGATTCAACATACAGCACAGGGCTGGTGGAATATATACCGCCGGCAACCGCATGGACAGCAAAAACGGCCTTAAATACGCCGCGTTACAATTTTGGGGCGGCAGTCCTGGATGGTAGCATTTATGCTGCTGGTGGATATAACAACGCCAGCGCATTAAATACACTGGAACAATATAACGAAACGACAAATACGTGGACAGCAAAAGCAGGCATGACGTATCCGCGTTATGGTGTAGGCGTCGTGGCGGCGAACAGCAAGATTTATGCGATCGGCGGGACAAGCAGCGGAACGGTGCGTTCATATGTAGAAGCATATACTCCATCTTCAAATACGTGGGCCACAAAGACGGCAATTCCCGCGGCAACAACCGACATGGCGATTGCGACATACAATAATATTATCTATATTATCGGAGGAAAAAACTCCTCGGGTACTGTGTTGAACACGGTCCGCGCTTATGATACTAACACGAACGCTTGGTCAACAAAAGCAAATATCCCGACGGCGACCTTTGGGAGCGGCGCGGCAGTCATCGGCGGCAAAATTTATGTTGTCGGCGGCTTTACGAATTCCACAACGGCTACAAGCGTTTTGCAGGTTTATGATATTACTACAAATACTTGGGATACCACAAAAGCCAGCTTACCGGTGGCGGCGGGGTATGCCGGTGTCGTTGCGTCTTCTGACACGCTGTATGCCATTGGCGGCACAAACGGGATAAGCGATATCAATTATGCATTCCAGTTTAATCCGACATCAAATGCATGGCTTACATGGGAAGGCCCGAATAAAGTTCGAAATACTTTTGGTGCGGCGATGACAAGTTTAGGCATCTATGTCATCGGTGGTAAAAATAACAGCGGTTACTTTCCCGACGTTGAATTCGCAACTGTCCGCAGCTTGAGTATTGATTATCTTTTGCATTTGGGTGACGATACGGTCAACATGACGGGAAACTACGCCCGAACGTACACCGATTTGAGCTATACGGCGCCCGGTTTTAATGTTGAATTCAGCCGGACATATAACTCACAGGATTCAAGAACGAATAATATCATCAGCACGGGTTGGACATTCGGGTTCCAAGGGAACATAGATATCGTTGGCACCAACGCTATTGTCCGGCTGCCGAAAGGAAGCGGCAACACATTCCAAATCAATGGCGACGGCACATATACAGCCATGGATTCAAGAAGCACACTTGTTAAAAATGCGGATAATACGTATACGTTGACAACGAAAGACCAATACACATACGGTTTTAATAGTAGCGGTTATCTCACATCAATGAAGGACAGAAACGGCAATATAATAACCATCACCCTGAACGCGTCCAATAAGCCGACACAGATTACAGACCAGGTTGGCAGAGTGACGACAATCAGCTATACCAATAATAGAATAAGCTCAATAACGGATCCGGCAGGACGCATTGTGACGTATAACTATGACGCGAATAACCGGCTTTATCAGGTCATCGACCCGAACGGCAGTTCAACTTACTATTATTATGGGTCAAACGGATTTATTTCAACAGTTAAAGACAACACAAACAGCACGGTGCTTGAAAGTGTGACTTATCTCGCAGCTCAAGGGAGTAAGCCGGCCAGAGTCAGCGCGGTAACCGACAAGTATGGAAATACGACCAGCTATTCATATATCGAAAGCGATGGTCTTATTACGACCACCGATTCTAACGGTCGGACAACAAGCACATGGTATGACAGTTCAAATTATCCTATCTGCACGAAGGACGCAGAGGGCAAAGAATCGCGGACAGAATATAACCTTGTCGATGGTTTTAATAAATATGGCGAGGCGTACAAGACGATTGACCGAAATGGCAATGCGACCTATTACCTCCGCGACAGTAATGGCAATGTTACCAAGCAAATCAATCCAGACAGCTCGACAAAAGAATATACGTATGACAATAAGAATAATGTCCTGTCCGTCAAAGATGAAGTGGGCAATTACACCTTCTACGTCTATGACGCAAACGGTGTTAATCTGATTAAAACAGCGCAGCCGTTAAACGGAACGGACGTTTTCGGCGTTGCCCCGGACGCGAACTTTGCTATTTCGGTGAATACCTATTACACCGGAGCCGAAGCACTTAGCCTGTTCGGTAAAACAATTTACGGTCTGTTAAAGACGAAAGCAGACCCCGAAGGCGGCGTTACGACTTATACGTATGATACTTATGGGAATATTGCGACCATCCAAAACCCGACGTCAAAGACGACGACATACGCGTATAACAAGCTCGGATGGCTCAAATCCGTCACGACGCCGAAGGGCTATTTGACATCCTATTACTATGACAAAAACGGCAACCTGCTCAAGCAGGTTAATCCGGATTCCGGCGTTATCAGAAGCGTTTACGACTTCAGAAATAATTTGACGCAAAAAATTATGCCGACGCAATATTCGGCGTCGGCGGATACGGCAGTAACATTCAGCGGTGAAAACATTCAGAACAGCGCCTCAAACGCCTATACGCAAACGGCGCATGGGTATCGCAATGTCTATCTGTCAAACGGTCTTCTAAGTACAGCGACAGATCCGTGCAATAACCAGACATCTTACACCTATGACCAGTATGGGAACAAGCTGACGGAGACAAAGCCGAACGGCGCAATCTATGGGTATTCCTATACGGTTATGAACCTGACTGATACCGTGACCTTTAAGGAATCAGCACAATCGTCGGCTGTCACACTCCAGCATTACGATTATGCCATTCTCACAAACGGCAGTACGACGATGACGGTTACTCAATATTTCAGCGATACATCGACTGCCGTTACAAAAACGACTTATGATTATGCCGGGCGGCAGATCCGGCTCGATCAGGCCGATAACACACATAAAACAAATTCTTATAATGCAAATGGGTCACTGGCCAGCACAACAGACGCCAGAGGGAACACGACATATTTTGCATATGACGGACTTAACCGCCTCATTTATCAGTGGTCGCCCGTGGGATCAAATACCTATGCCTTTACGTCAACCACATACGATAAAGCAGGCCGCGTTATTATGACAGCCGCCGCAAAAGAACTGGTTCCAAACGGCACGGTGCCGACCTCGAACCTGATGACAGACAGCTTCACGTACTTTGCCGACGGAAAATTGCAGCAGCAGCTGAAGAGCAGCGGCGCCAAGACGACGTATACGTATGATAATGACGGAAATACTTTTACGAAAAACGTCTACTATGACGCTACGAATTACAGCCAGGAATCCTATACGTTTAATAACATCGAAAAGCTGGCCTCAAAAACCGTGACCGTGCAGAACAGGGATATGACCGGTTATGACAGTTCGACAAACAATCTGTCATTAACATCCTCCTATACGTATGATAAAGACGGCAACATTCTGACATCAACGGATGAAAATGGCGTTGTTACCACAAATACGTATGATCTGATGGACAGCCTCCTGACGACGAGCCAGCCGGGCGTTGACGAAAATAACGCCGCCGTGACGATCACGTCATCCAGAACATATGACTGGGCCGGCAAAGTTCTGACGGCGACGGACCCGAATAACAATACGACGACCTATACATACGACAAGCAGGAAAACGTGAGTAAAATCACCAATGCGTCAAATGGCGTTCAGTATTTTGTTTATGACAGGGCGGGGCATAAGTTAGCAGAAGTCAGCCCGAAGAATTATTCAAGCGGCGCGGAGCTGACCGACATGTCGCGTACGGAGTATGCCTATGATGATATGGGCCGCGTTCTCCTTGTCACGCAGATATATTATGACGACGAAACGAGCAGTTGGAAGCAGTTTGTCAGCAAAGCTTATACATACGATGAAAACGGCAACGTGACATACTCACAGGACGCGCTGGGTTACGCAAATGGTTACGGTACGACAACTGAATATGACGCAGCTAACAAGGTTATCAAGACAACCGACCCTGCCTGCCAAGCGGCCAATATTGACCATACGGCGCTGTATTCATACGACGCCCTTGGCCGTGTGCTGTCAAAAACGGATGCCAACAATCATGTAACATCGTATACGTATAATGACGACGGAAAAGTTCTCACATCGTCCCTCAACGGGGCGTTAACACAGACAAACACCTATGACCTGCAGGGCAATATACTGACAAGCACCGACGGCAATGGCAACGTGACCACATACGTCTATAATAATCTCAATCAGATTCGCAGTATGACGCTACCGGGAGACGGCACCATCGCAAGCCTGACGACAACCTATAAATACACTAAAACAGGGAAACCGGCCGAGCAGCTCACCAGCCTCGGAAAGCAGCAGGTCGTCACCTATGACAATCAGGGGCACGTCCTGACGACGACGGAAAAAAAGAGCGACGGCACCCAGATTATCACAACGTCGAACCGTTATGATAAGTCGGGCAACCTGCGGTATAAGGTTGACCCGCGTGGCAACACAACGCAGTATACCTACGATGCGCTCGGCCGAAACCTGACGCAAGCCGTCACAGTCACCGATGTCAACAACAATACAACAACGCAGACGACGACATTTACATACGACGCCAATGGCAATAAGCTCACCGAGCAGAATTGGCGCGGGAATACGGTTACCTATATGTATGACCCGCTCAACAGAGTGACGTTAAAAACAGACCCGTATGGCAAAACCATCGAAAAGCTGACATATAACAATAATGGGAGCCAGATTTCTTCAACCGACGCACTCAATCATACGACGCAGTATGTCTATGACCGCGATAACCGCCTGATTCAGACGATTGACCCGATGAATCACAGCACAACACTGGCTTATGACGGCGCGGGAAATGTCGTCCAAACACTTGACGGGAACAACAAATCGACATATTATACATATAATGGATTTAATCGTCTGATTCAGGTGAAGGACGCGCTGAATCAGATAACAAGTTATACGTATGACGCCAACGGCAACATGCTGACGCAGACAGACGCGAGCGGCAACGTGACGACGATGACGTATAACTGCCGCAATCTGCCCGTTCAGCGCATTGACGCCGGCGGCATCGGCGAGGGCGGCACAGTCGACGCGACGAAAGCCGACACCACCGCGTATAACGCCGACGGCACGGTATCGTCCGTGACCGACAAAAACGGCGTGACAACAACGATTGAATACGATATCCACGGTCGGACGCTTTCAACCGCAACCGACGGCGTCACCATCAGCTACACCTACGACAATAACGGCAATACGCTGACGATGACGGACGCGACTGGGACGACGACACGCGTGTATGACCAATTGGGCCGGACGATCAGCAAAACGGTGCCAGAAGCCGGGACAAGCACGTACCTCTATGACGTGACAAGCAGCATCCCGACGGGTTGCATCGGTGAAGTGACAACAGACGGGAAGGGTAACGTCAACACCAAGATTTTCGATAAAGCGGGGCGGCTGTCCCAAATCAAGGTCGGCAGCGCGACGACGACGTATGCCTATTTTGACAATGGTAACCGGCAGTCACTGACGTATCCGAACGGCCTGACAGCGGAATATACGTACTATGCCGATAACCGCTTGCACACGCTGGCGAACAAGAACAGCGGCGGCGCAATTATTAACGCGTACAACTACGCCTACGACGGCAATGGCAATTTGGTGACGAAGCTGGATAACAGCGGGACGACAGCGTATGTCTATGATGCCTTGAACAGGCTCCAGAGTGTCACGGTGCCGGGCGGCAAGGTGACAACGTACACGTTTGACGCAGCCGGTAACCGCGCGGCACAGCAGGTGACGGACAACGGCAGCGTGACAAATACGACGTATACCTATAACGCGCAGAACCAGCTGCTGAGCGCCGCGGATATCATCAATGGCAAGACGACGACAACAAGTTATTGCTATGATCATAACGGGAATACGGTTTCCAGCCGTGAGGAGACAACAGACGTCACAAGCGGCGAAGGCAGCGTGGGCCTCACCGTCACAGGGAGCGAAACATCGAAGTATACGCTCAACACATACGATGTGTTTAACCAGCTCGTGACGACAAAAGATCAAGATTCCACGTCTACGTTTACGTATAACGGGGACGGGCTGCGCGTTGGCAAAACAGTCACAAAGGACAATACGACAACGACGACGAAGTTTGTCTATGAGTATGACAAGGTCGTCCTGGAGCTGGACGGCAGCGGAAATCAGACGGCGTACAACGTGTACGGCGGGGACATGCTCATCAGCCGGACGGCGGGTACAACGACGCTGTATTACCTGTACAATGGGCACGGCGATGTTGTGAACATCGCGGATTCAACGGGCAGCATCGTCATGACGTACGACTACGACCCGTTCGGCGTTGTCACCACCGCCACCGGCAATATCGCCAACAGCTATCTCTACGCGGGGTATCAGTTTGACGATGAGACGGGCCTGTACTACCTCAACGCGCGGTATTATGACCCTGTGACAGCGCGGTTTATCTCGGCGGACACGTACACCGGGCAGGCAAGCGACCCGCTGAGCCTGAATCTGTACACGTATTGCTCGAACGAGCCAATGATGTATAGTGACCCGACGGGGCATACGCAAGCAGGTGATGAGAATCTTTCAGCAGCGCAACAACAGATAATATCGGCGGCGACCGAGGATTGGATCACAGCCAATTCATATTATCAGACGGCAGTCGCATCAGGAAATACATCAGCTGCGCAGTATTGGCAGACTCAAATGAATACAGCACATAATACGGCCGATGCAGCCAGAAGTGGAGCAAATGCATCCGTAGCGGATTTAACAGCAGCGTCAGGCGGGTCGACATCCTATGACGCTCAAACAAATACGGCAACAGTAAAAGTAAATGGTGTCACGCAAACGTTTCAAATAAAAACCGATTCTACTGGTTCTTATGCTGTTTGCAATGGACAAAGATATGCAATATTAGATAATCATATCGTTATCAATAACAATATGTATGACATTCTGTTTACACAAACAAATCAAGGTATTTTTACCACAACATCTCAATCTGTAAATACTAATGTGACCGCAGCAACAGTATCGGCGACCGTAACAACCACGAATATCCAGTACTGGGGTTTAGGTGTGAAAACTACAGTGAGTACAAGTGGTACCACTGTGGCAAATTCATTTTATAAATCAACGAATGATGTTAATGGTGATACAACTGGCGGCACAAAACCAGACGTATCATCCTATGTCTCGCCGCTAAGCGGAACTGTGCCGAAAAACGAAGCTAGTGTTTATGAACATGGTGGACTAGACATTCATGCTCCTATAGGCACTCCAATTTATGCTTTCGCAGATGGTACAATTGATTATTCAGAACCTGGCCATACGACTTGCACACCTGATAGGGGAGGAGAATATAAAAATGACACACCTAATTCCTTTACTATGATATTAGACACGCCTATCACAATTGACGGAGTAGAATACACAACTGTATATTTTACACATATGTCTGGACTTGCCCAAATCGTACCAGACAAACATGATGGAGTTATAAAAATTAAGAAAGGTGACCTAATAGGGTATGTAGGATTGGGCAGAGGAGTTGCGCATTTACACATTTCTTTCTACACAGTGAGGAATGGAAGTAAAATGACTACGTACAATACCATGCTGGTGTTTGGCCTTCAGCCCGAAAACGTATCTGGTTCATATACGCTTGAAGCATTGAAATAA